A region of Aquarana catesbeiana isolate 2022-GZ linkage group LG08, ASM4218655v1, whole genome shotgun sequence DNA encodes the following proteins:
- the LOC141104792 gene encoding uncharacterized protein isoform X3, whose translation MEEWEYLEGHKDLYKDVMMDNQPPLTSPDGSSNGNPPERCPHPLYSRDSTQEGHTIPHHHQRKNLWDFNIVKEEYKVEDEEHGVMKKLFEGYEELYKDAKMEPPSTRNPPERCPRPLYSRDSTQEGHTIPHHHQGEDLINIKVEGEVEETYVRDDQQYTEEAGMTRTSIEEDTPTEISTGHAMEKPSKDLLTLSPGCKMEDEDITGDCGGEKTMISTMDGGLHSVDRPWNPSDSEQPRTVRDGAGIQGEKTFSCPECGESFSSEQSLCAHKRSHSELHSWKWKKSFLYESERVTHCKSHTGEKPFSCPECGKRFSWKYCLSRHQRAHTGENMYSCPECGKCYTQKSHLVIHLRSHTGERPYSCLECGKCFSDKNSLTRHERLHTGEKPYSCPVCKKCFSQKSHLTGHQTCHKWDKLFSCPECGKCYGRKSELVRHKKSHKGEAVSVGNVFQGSLVVPNITEPAQPSSCSSVMSAENVLYMNHILPYIRDLTLGRSSP comes from the exons atggaggagtgggagtatttagaaggacacaaggatctctacaaggacgtcatgatggacaatcagccgcccctcacatcaccgg atggatccagtaatgggaacccaccagagagatgtccccatcctctgtattcccgggattccacacaggaaggtcacaccatccctcaccatcatcag AGAAAAAATCTCTGGGATTTCAacattgttaaagaagagtataaagtgGAGGACGAGGAGCATGGTGTAATGAAGAAGCTTTTTGAAGGATATGAGGAACTGTATAAGGATGCTAAAATGGAGCCACCTAGTActagaaacccaccagagagatgtccccgccctctgtattcccgggattccacacaggaaggtcacaccatccctcaccatcatcag ggtgaagatctgataaaCATAAAAGTTGAaggtgaagtagaagagacgtatgtgagggatgatcagcaatatacggaggaggctggaatgacgaggacatccatagaggaggacactcctacagagatcagcacag gacacgccatggagaaaccctcaaaggatcttctcactttatctccaggttgtaaaatggaagatgaggacatcacaggagattgtggaggagaaaagacaatgatctccactatggatggtggacttcacagtgtggatagaccatggaatccctctgactctgagcaacctcgtactgtgagggatggtgccgggaTTCAGGGGGAGAAGAcattttcctgtcctgaatgtggggaAAGTTTTAGCTCTGAACAAAGCCTTTGTGCTCATAAGAGATCTCACAGTGAGTTACATTCCTGGAAATGGAAGAAATCCTTTCTCTATGAATCAGAACGTGTCACACATTGCaaatctcacacgggtgagaagccgttttcctgtcctgagtgcgggaaacgtttttcaTGGAAGTACTGcctttccagacatcagagggCTCACACGGGAGAGAAcatgtattcctgtcctgagtgtggaaaatgttatacACAGAAATCCCACCTAGTGATACAtctaagatctcacacaggggaaaggCCATATtcctgccttgagtgcgggaaatgtttttcagataagaaCAGTCTTACCAGGCATGagagattgcacacgggtgagaagccgtattcctgccctgtgtgtaagaaatgtttttcccagaaGTCCCATCTTACTGGACATCAGACATGCCACAAATGGGATAAACTcttttcctgccctgagtgcgggaaatgttatggGCGGAAATCAGAACTTGTCAGACATAAAAAATCTCACAAGGGAGAAGctgtgagtgtgggaaatgtttttcaaggaagtcttGTCGTACCGAACATCACAGAACCCGCACAACCCTCGAGTTGTAGTAGTGTCATGAGTGCGGAAAATGTCCTCTATATGAATCATATTTTGCCATatatcagagatctcacactgggaagAAGCTCACCTTGA